A window of Syntrophales bacterium genomic DNA:
CAGGGCCTCTTCGGTCTTCAGGCGTTCCGTGATGTCGATGAAGTGGACCTGAACGGCGGGCCGGCCCTGATAACGGGTGACGTTGATGTAGGCCTCCGCCGGAAGGATGCTGCCGTCCGGACGGACGATGCGGAGACGGCTGGATGGAGAGAGGGGCTTCCCCTCCAGCCGTTCGGCCAGGCGGCGCCATACGACGTCGCGGTCCTCCGGGTGCAGAAGCCCGTCCATGCCGGTCCTGGTGAACGCCAGGAGTTCGTCCCGCCTGCGCCCGGTCATGGCTTCCAGGGCGGGATTGACGACGACGAAGCGTTCGTCCTGAAAAACGAAAATGCCCAGGGGGGAATGTTCCAGGAGTGGGTCGCCCTCCCCTTGAGAGGCAATCTGCCGGCGGAGGGTCTGCAGCTCCTCGATCAGCCTCGCCTTTGTCTTGCGCCCATTCTCCACGGGGCCTCCTGTCGGGGCGGCTTTTCCGGAGAGGCCGCCCGAAGAGACTTGCAGGACATCCAGGCCGGGATCCCGCGGGGAGCCCGGGTCACGAACAGAACAACGATGCGGAAATGACGCTCCTGTGTATCAGAATTGATAGATAAATGCCATCTGTTCAATAAGGATGTCGGGGGCAGGGTTTCTTCCGATACGGCGGGGGTCCGCCTGCGGGACCCGGGTATGCCCGATGCGACGGAGCACCGGAACACCGGAACGCCGGTTGTCCGGGGAAAAGGAAAGATTCTTACGGAATCAGGGTGAGCTGGACCGGATCCGCCGGCTCGAGGCAGTGCTTGCCGAAGGACTCGGGCGGCGCGACAGGGTATTCCCCGGTGTAGCAGGCGAGGCAGAAGCCGTTGGCCTCCACGCCCGTGGCGGCCACCATGCCCTCCACGGAGAGGTAATGCACCGAATCGAGGCCGACGAAGCGGGCGATCTCCTCCATGTCGTTCATTTCGGCGGCCAGAAGTTCCCCCTTGGAGGAGAAGTCGATGCCGTACGGACAGGGGTGGCGCGTCGGGGGGCAGCTCACGGCCATGTGGACCTCCCGGGCGCCGTTGTCCCGCAGGTTCCGCACCCGGTTGCGGCTGGTCGTGCCCCGGATGATGGAATCCTCCACGATGAGAACGCGCTGTCCCGCGATGAGCGGCCGGACGGGGTTCAGCTTCACCCGCACGCCGAAGTCGCGGACCGTCTGGGTCGGCTGGATGAAGGTGCGGCCGACGTAGTGGTTGCGGATCATGCCCATCTCGAAGGGGATGCCGCTCCCCTCCGCGTAGCCCAGGGCCGCGTAGTTCCCCGAGTCCGGGAAGGGCATCACGAAGTCCACGTCGGGCCGGTACTCCCGGGCCATCTGCCGGCCCAGGCGCTTCCGGCAGAGATAGACGTTCTGACCGAAGACCTGGCTGTCGGGGCGGGCGAAGTAGATCAACTCGAAGATGCAGCGGGCCTGCGGAAGCGATGGAAAGGGCTCGATGCTGCGGGGGCCGTTCTCGTCGATGATGAGTATTTCCCCCGGACGGATGTCCCTCACATACTGGGCTCCCACGAGGTCGAAGGCGCAGGTTTCGGAGGCGACGACCCAGCCGTCGCCGAGGCGGCCCAGGCACAGGGGCCGGAACCCCCGGGGGTCCCGGGCGGCGACGACGGTGTTTCGCGTCAGGATCACGAGGCTGTAGGCCCCTTCGACCCGCGAGAGGGCGTGGGTGAGGGCGCTCTCGATGCCCGCATCGAGATGGCGTGCCATCAGGTGGACGATCACCTCCGTGTCCATGGTGGACTGGAAGATGGATCCCCGCACCTCGAGCTCCCGGCGGATGGCCAGGGCGTTGGTCAGGTTCCCGTTGTGGGCGATGGCATAGTATTCCTCGCCGTGGTGGACGAGAAAGGGCTGGGCATTGGAAATCACCGACGATCCCGTCGTGGAGTAGCGGACATGCCCGATGGCCATGGCTCCCGTCAGTTTCGCCAGGATCTGCTCCGGGAAAACCTCGGAGACGAGGCCCATACCCTTGTGGCCCCAGACCCGGCATCCATCGGCCACTTTGATGCCGGCGCTCTCCTGCCCACGGTGCTGGAGGGCGAAGAGGCCGAAATAGGTGACCCGTGCAGCCTCCCGGTGCCCGTAGACGGCGAAGACGCCGCACTCCTCCCGGGGCTTCCCGTTGTCCCTTTCCCTGTCTTTCATGCCCGCCCTCTTCGGTCTGTTCTTACCGGCCGCATTCCCCGCCTGGATGAAGTCCGGAATGGTATTCCTGCAGCGGCGCCACGCCCCAGTCCCGTTCCCGGAGAGCCCGGACGGCCTCGCTGGTGGCCCGGGCACCGGCGAGCGTGGTCGAGTAGGGGACATTGTACAGGAGCGCCCCCCGCCGCATGGCCGTGGCGTCGGCGCTGGCTCTCCGCCCCACGCTGGTGTTGATCATGAGCTGGATGTCCCCGTTCTTCAGATGGTCCAGGACGTTGGGGCGGCCCTCGCTGATCTTGTGGACGGACCAGACGTGAACCCCGTGGTCGTGGAGAAAGGCCGCCGTCCCCCGGGTTCCGACGATCTGGAACCCCATTTCCTGGAAGGTCTTCGCAACGGGAACGATCCCCTCCTTGTGGCGGTCGTGGACGCTGATGAAGACCCGCCCCTCCAGCGGCAGCCGGAATCCCGCGGCCATCTGGGACTTGGCGAAGGCCATCCCGAAGGACGAATCGATGCCCATGACCTCCCCGGTGGACTTCATCTCCGGACCCAGGATGACATCGACGCCGGGGAAGCGGCTGAAGGGGAAAACCGCTTCCTTGACGGAAATGTGGTCCGGACGGACGGCCCCGGCGAATCCCAGCTCCTTCAGGGTCTTTCCGAGCATGACCTTCGTGGCCAGCTTGGCCAGGGGGACGCCGATGGCCTTGCTGACGAAGGGAACCGTCCGGGAGGCCCGGGGATTCACCTCCAGGATGTAGAGTTTTCCATCCTTGATGGCGTACTGGATGTTCATGAGCCCCACGACGCCCAGCTCCTCGGCGATCATCCGGGTCTGCCGCTCGATCAGGGCCATCATCTCCCCGGAGAACGTCAGCGGCGGAAGGATGCAGGCGCTGTCTCCGGAGTGGATGCCCGCCTCCTCGATATGCTCCATGATGCCGCCGATGACCGTGTCGGTTCCGTCGCTGATGGCGTCCACGTCGACCTCCACGGCGTCCTCCAGGAACTGGTCGATGAGGATCGGGTGCCCCGGGGAGACGTGGACGGCCCGCTCCATGAAGGACTCCAGGGTCTTGCCGTCGTAGACGATCTCCATGGACCGTCCGCCCAGGACGTAAGAGGGCCGCACCACCACGGGATACCCGATTCGCTCCGCCGCCGCGACGGCCTCTTCCGCCGTCATGGCCGTGTCGTTCCTGGGCTGGAGGAGGTCCAGCCGGTTGACGATGTCCTGGAAGCGCTTTCGGTCCTCCGCCCGGTCGATGGCGTCGGGGGAAGTGCCGAGAATTCGCACCCCCGCGTCCTCAAGACCCCGTGCCAGGTTCAGGGGGGTCTGGCCGCCGAACTGGACGATGACCCCCAGGGGATCCTCGGCCCGGACGATGTGGAGGACGTCCTCCAGGGTCAGGGGCTCGAAATAGAGCCGGTCGGAGGTGTCGTAGTCGGTGCTGACCGTCTCCGGGTTGGAGTTCACCATGATGCTCTCGATCCCCATCTCGCGTAGGGCGAAGGAGGCGTGGACGCAGCAGTAGTCGAACTCGATGCCCTGGCCGATGCGGTTCGGCCCGCCGCCCAGGATGATCACCCGGGGCTTCGTGGAGCGTCGGCTCTCGTCTTCCGTCTCGTAGGTCGAATAGAAGTAGGGGGTGTAGGCCTCGAACTCGGCGGCGCAGGTGTCGACGAGCTTGTAGACGGGCAGGATCCCTTCCGCCAGGCGTCTCTGCCGGATTTCCTTCTCGCCGGTGCCCCAGAGCTCCGCCAGCCGGCGGTCGGAGAAGCCCATCCGCTTGGCCTCCCGGAGCGTCTCCGGCGTTCTTTCCGCTCTTGCCAGTTCCCGCTCCGCCTCCACGACGTCGTGGATGGGGTACAGGAACCAGGGATCGATGTTCGTCAGTTCGTGGATTTCCTCGATGGTCAGGCCGTGGGCGAAGGCGCTCGCGATCCGGAAGAGGCGCTGGGAGTTGGGCGTGCGGAGCAGCGGGGTGAAATACTCCCTGGGGTTCCGGACGTCCGCCGGCAGGGGCTGCAGAAGGCCGAAGCGCCCGATTTCCAGGGAGCGGACCGCCTTCTGGAGGGCCTCCTTGAAGGTCCGGCCGATGGACATGGTCTCCCCGACGGACTTCATGGACGTGGTCAGGAAGTCCTCCGTCTCGGGGAATTTCTCGAAGGTCCAGCGGGGGATCTTGACGACGCAGTAGTCGATGGTGGGCTCGAAGGAGGCCATCGTCTCCCGGGTGATGTCGTTGGGGATCTCGTCGAGGGTGTAGC
This region includes:
- the purF gene encoding amidophosphoribosyltransferase; its protein translation is MKDRERDNGKPREECGVFAVYGHREAARVTYFGLFALQHRGQESAGIKVADGCRVWGHKGMGLVSEVFPEQILAKLTGAMAIGHVRYSTTGSSVISNAQPFLVHHGEEYYAIAHNGNLTNALAIRRELEVRGSIFQSTMDTEVIVHLMARHLDAGIESALTHALSRVEGAYSLVILTRNTVVAARDPRGFRPLCLGRLGDGWVVASETCAFDLVGAQYVRDIRPGEILIIDENGPRSIEPFPSLPQARCIFELIYFARPDSQVFGQNVYLCRKRLGRQMAREYRPDVDFVMPFPDSGNYAALGYAEGSGIPFEMGMIRNHYVGRTFIQPTQTVRDFGVRVKLNPVRPLIAGQRVLIVEDSIIRGTTSRNRVRNLRDNGAREVHMAVSCPPTRHPCPYGIDFSSKGELLAAEMNDMEEIARFVGLDSVHYLSVEGMVAATGVEANGFCLACYTGEYPVAPPESFGKHCLEPADPVQLTLIP
- the carB gene encoding carbamoyl-phosphate synthase large subunit gives rise to the protein MPKRTDIKKILIIGSGPIIISQACEFDYSGTQACKALKEEGYEVVLINSNPATIMTDPETADRTYVEPITPEAVAKIIARERPDALLPTLGGQTGLNTAVAVADMGVLDQYGVEMIGADRDVIHKAEDREKFRHAMERIGLRVPRSGFARSMEDVFRIAAEIGFPIIVRPSFTLGGTGSGVAYNREELAGMAKAGLDASMIHEIMLEESALGWKEYELEVMRDKADNVVIICSIENLDPMGVHTGESITVAPAQTLTDREYQDMRDAAIAIMREIGVETGGSNVQFAVHPRTGEMIVIEMNPRVSRSSALASKATGFPIAKIAAKLAVGYTLDEIPNDITRETMASFEPTIDYCVVKIPRWTFEKFPETEDFLTTSMKSVGETMSIGRTFKEALQKAVRSLEIGRFGLLQPLPADVRNPREYFTPLLRTPNSQRLFRIASAFAHGLTIEEIHELTNIDPWFLYPIHDVVEAERELARAERTPETLREAKRMGFSDRRLAELWGTGEKEIRQRRLAEGILPVYKLVDTCAAEFEAYTPYFYSTYETEDESRRSTKPRVIILGGGPNRIGQGIEFDYCCVHASFALREMGIESIMVNSNPETVSTDYDTSDRLYFEPLTLEDVLHIVRAEDPLGVIVQFGGQTPLNLARGLEDAGVRILGTSPDAIDRAEDRKRFQDIVNRLDLLQPRNDTAMTAEEAVAAAERIGYPVVVRPSYVLGGRSMEIVYDGKTLESFMERAVHVSPGHPILIDQFLEDAVEVDVDAISDGTDTVIGGIMEHIEEAGIHSGDSACILPPLTFSGEMMALIERQTRMIAEELGVVGLMNIQYAIKDGKLYILEVNPRASRTVPFVSKAIGVPLAKLATKVMLGKTLKELGFAGAVRPDHISVKEAVFPFSRFPGVDVILGPEMKSTGEVMGIDSSFGMAFAKSQMAAGFRLPLEGRVFISVHDRHKEGIVPVAKTFQEMGFQIVGTRGTAAFLHDHGVHVWSVHKISEGRPNVLDHLKNGDIQLMINTSVGRRASADATAMRRGALLYNVPYSTTLAGARATSEAVRALRERDWGVAPLQEYHSGLHPGGECGR